A stretch of the Rosa rugosa chromosome 5, drRosRugo1.1, whole genome shotgun sequence genome encodes the following:
- the LOC133711361 gene encoding uncharacterized protein LOC133711361 — MVTNAIVIAAVAEESGNQHRGRGSHPSRAPNEERLREESGKDATGKVGLLPKQKMTAALRMLAYGARADQCAEYCRMAKSTSVAALQHFTRGIVDIYSAEYLRAPTAADLRRLLAKAERRGFPGMIGSIDCMHWQWRNCPTGWAGEYSGRKQIPTIILEAVASYDT; from the exons aTGGTCACCAACGCCATTGTCATAGCTGCAGTCGCAGAAGAATCTGGAAACCAACACCGAGGACGCGGTTCTCATCCGAGTCGTGCACCAAATGAGGAACGACTTAGAGAAGAAAGTGGCAAAG ATGCTACCGGCAAAGTCGGACTGCTTCCAAAGCAGAAGATGACAGCTGCCTTGCGAATGCTTGCTTACGGTGCAAGGGCAGATCAATGTGCTGAGTATTGTCGGATGGCGAAATCTACATCCGTCGCAGCCCTGCAGCACTTTACACGAGGAATTGTTGATATTTACTCAGCAGAATACCTCCGCGCTCCTACTGCTGCCGACCTCAGACGACTTCTTGCCAAAGCTGAGAGGAGAGGTTTTCCAGGAATGATTGGGAGCATCGATTGTATGCATTGGCAATGGAGGAATTGTCCGACAGGTTGGGCTGGAGAATATAGTGGTAGGAAACAGATCCCCACTATCATCCTGGAAGCAGTCGCATCTTACGACACCTAG
- the LOC133708581 gene encoding long chain acyl-CoA synthetase 6, peroxisomal-like — MDSTPAQRRLEAINGHLISDADSLSILRPNATAGEFVSEQGYSVVLPEKLDTGKWNVYRSARSPLKLVSRFPDHPQIATLHDNFVHSVDTFRDYKYLGTRIRVDGTVGEYKWMTFGEADTARSAIGSGLIYHGIPKGSCVGLYFINRPEWMIVDHACSAYSYISVPLYDTLGPDAVKYIANHAVVQVIFCVPETLNSILSFLSDIPTVRLIVVVGGIDEQIPSLPPSTGVKVVTYSTLLNQGRSSMQPFCPPKSDDIATICYTSGTTGTPKGAVLSHGNLIASVAGATFGIQFYPSDVYISYLPLAHIYERANQVMTVHFGVAVGFYQGDNMKLMDDMAALRPTIFCSVPRLYNRIYAGITNAVKTSGVLRERLFNAAYNAKKKALLSGKNPSPMWDRLVFNKIKAKLGGRVRFMASGASPLSPDVMDFLKICFGGDVNEGYGMTETSCVISAMDTGDNLSGHVGSPSPACEIKLVDVPEMNYTCDDQPYPRGEICVRGPIIFQGYHKDEVQTREVIDEDGWLHTGDIGSWLPGGRLKIIDRKKNIFKLAQGEYIAPEKIENVYAKCKFVAQCFVHGDSLNSSLVAIVSVDPDVLKAWADSEGIKYEDLGQLCNDPRARAAVLADMDAIGREAQLRGFEFVKAVTLTVEPFTLENGLLTPTFKIKRPQAKEYFAKAISNMYSELATSDPAPSKL, encoded by the exons ATGGACTCCACTCCAGCTCAGCGTCGCCTCGAAGCCATTAACGGCCACCTCATCTCCGACGCCGACTCCCTCTCCATTCTCCGCCCCAACGCCACCGCCGGCGAGTTCGTATCCg AGCAAGGGTACAGTGTGGTGCTTCCAGAGAAACTAGATACAGGAAAATGGAATGTATACAG ATCTGCGCGTTCTCCTTTGAAGCTTGTTAGTAGATTCCCTGATCATCCCCAAATTGCTACGCTTCATGAtaattttgt GCACTCAGTTGATACGTTCAGAGATTACAAATATTTGGGAACAAGAATTCGGGTTGATGGAACAGTTGGAGA ATACAAATGGATGACGTTTGGAGAAGCAGATACTGCTCGGTCAGCAATAGGTTCTGGCCTCATATATCATGGGATACCAAAG GGATCTTGCGTTGGGTTGTATTTTATTAACAGACCGGAGTGGATGATTGTTGATCATGCCTGCTCTGCATATTCTTACATATCAGTTCCTTTGTATGACACTCTAG GTCCAGATGCTGTCAAGTACATTGCAAATCATGCTGTTGTACAAGTTATATTTTGCGTGCCCGAAACATTGAATAGT ATATTGAGCTTCCTGTCAGATATTCCAACTGTACGCCTCATTGTG GTTGTTGGAGGCATAGATGAACAAATACCATCCCTTCCACCTTCAACGGGAGTGAAGGTTGTAACATATTCAACATTGCTCAATCAG GGCCGTAGTAGCATGCAGCCTTTTTGCCCACCAAAATCGGATGATATTGCAACAATTTGCTACACAAGTGGCACAACTGGCACCCCAAAG GGAGCTGTATTGTCTCACGGAAACTTGATTGCAAGTGTTGCTGGGGCCACTTTTGGTATCCAGTTCTACCCCTCTGATGT TTACATATCATATCTTCCTTTGGCACACATTTATGAGCGGGCTAACCAGGTCATGACGGTACATTTCGGAGTTGCTGTTGGATTCTACCAAGGG GATAATATGAAATTGATGGATGATATGGCTGCTCTAAGACCTACTATCTTCTGCAGTGTCCCTAGGCTGTATAATCGAATATATGCTGG TATCACAAATGCTGTAAAGACATCAGGTGTGCTGAGGGAGAGGCTATTTAATGCTGCTTACAATGCCAAGAAGAAGGCATTATTAAGTG GAAAAAATCCATCTCCCATGTGGGACAGGTTGGTGTTTAATAAGATAAAGGCTAAGCTAGGAGGACGTGTTCGTTTTATGGCATCAGGTGCTTCACCCTTGTCTCCTGATGTTATGGACTTTTTAAAAAT ATGCTTTGGGGGTGACGTAAATGAAGGGTATGGAATGACTGAGACTTCCTGTGTTATTAGTGCTATGGACACCGGTGACAACTTATCTGGTCATGTTGGCTCTCCTAGTCCAGCTTGCG aaatcaAGCTTGTTGATGTACCAGAAATGAACTACACATGTGATGATCAACCATATCCACGCGGTGAAATCTGTGTCAGGGGTCCTATTATTTTCCAAGGCTATCACAAAGATGAAGTGCAGAC GAGAGAAGTCATTGACGAAGATGGGTGGCTTCATACCGGAGACATTGGGTCATGGTTACCTGGTGGTCGTCTGAAAATTATTGATAG GAAGAAGAACATTTTCAAGTTGGCACAGGGAGAGTATATAGCTCCAGAGAAAATTGAGAATGTTTATGCCAAGTGCAAGTTTGTTGCCCAGTGCTTTGTACATG GGGACAGCCTAAATTCTTCTTTGGTAGCAATTGTCTCAGTTGACCCAGATGTGTTGAAAGCTTGGGCTGATTCTGAAGGCATAAAG TATGAAGATTTAGGGCAACTGTGTAATGATCCAAGAGCAAGGGCGGCTGTATTGGCTGATATGGATGCTATTGGCAGGGAAGCTCAG TTGAGAGGTTTTGAATTTGTAAAAGCCGTGACGCTGACTGTTGAACCGTTCACACTGGAGAATGGTCTGCTCACTCCAACATTTAAG ATCAAGAGACCACAAGCAAAGGAATACTTTGCAAAAGCAATATCCAATATGTATTCGGAGCTTGCTACTTCTGATCCTGCCCCTTCAAAACTGTAA
- the LOC133712586 gene encoding cyclin-T1-4-like: protein LFILSSSLVSSYLVSTPLRFPSLLTLISSLPILSTAVSDLYRRRSAGPMSFTRHFRSEGGTTRDEYWPSFSRNNSKSFNSNARHTNKTNYNNNWNMSRNNNFVRNHYDFQYYMGNYREHADNSNHFKPDGAPSYKRRKFSASTWGDGGRHYLPPNTYDFAPSTCNNYVPPTRSNGIASASTTCKRDRSKLEEDEVAFMSRDEIERYSPSRKDGIDAAREAHLRYSYCSYLQDLGLRLDLPQTTIATAMVLCHRFFARRSHACHDRFLIATAVLFLAAKSEETPRPLNNVVRASCEIFHKQDISLLSYILPVDWFEQYRERVTEAEHMILATLNFELNVQHPYAPLTSILDKLGLSQTVLVNLALSLVSEGLRSSLWLQFKPHHIAAGAAYLAAKFLNLDLKPYQNIWQEFQATPDVLQDVSQQLMELF from the exons CTATTTATCCTATCATCTTCTTTGGTTTCCTCCTACCTCGTCTCTACTCCTTTACGCTTTCCTTCTCTCTTAACCCTAATCTCATCGCTTCCGATCCTATCCACCGCCGTTTCAGATCTCTATCGCCGCCGATCAG CAGGACCGATGTCTTTTACACGTCACTTCCGCTCAGAAGGGGGCACTACTCGCGATGAGTATTGGCCGTCATTCAGTAGAAACAACTCCAAAAGCTTCAATAGCAATGCCAGACACACCAACAAGACCAACTACAATAACAATTGGAACATGAGCAGGAACAATAACTTTGTTAGGAATCATTACGATTTTCAGTATTACATGGGAAATTATAGGGAGCATGCCGATAATTCTAATCATTTTAAGCCTGACGGTGCACCATCCTATAAAAGGAGAAAATTTTCAGCTTCTACTTGGGGTGATGGTGGGAGACATTATCTGCCACCAAACACGTATGATTTCGCTCCTTCAACCTGCAATAATTATGTCCCTCCTACAAGATCCAACGGCATTGCCTCTGCATCTACCACCTGTAAACGTGACCGCTCAAAATTAGAAGAGGATGAAGTTGCCTTTATGTCAAGGGATGAGATTGAGAGATACTCCCCATCTAGGAAAGATGGTATAGATGCAGCACGTGAGGCACATTTGCGATACTCATATTGTTCGTACCTTCAGGATCTTGGTTTGCGGCTGGACTT GCCACAGACCACGATTGCTACTGCAATGGTTCTCTGCCACCGTTTTTTTGCTCGGCGATCACATGCTTGCCATGACAGATTT TTGATTGCCACTGCTGTTCTCTTTCTTGCTGCAAAGTCTGAGGAGACACCTCGCCCTTTGAATAACGTAGTGAGGGCATCTTGTGAGATTTTCCATAAGCAGGATATCAGTCTCTTGTCCTATATACTCCCTGTT GACTGGTTTGAGCAGTATCGGGAACGGGTGACTGAGGCTGAGCATATGATACTGGCTACTCTAAATTTTGAACTGAATGTGCAGCATCCATATGCTCCTCTTACCTCGATACTTGATAAATTAGGGCTCTCACAAACTGTTTTGGTGAATCTGGCCTTAAGCTTGGTCAGTGAAGG GCTTCGGAGTTCATTGTGGCTTCAGTTCAAACCGCATCATATTGCTGCTGGAGCTGCCTACCTTGCCGCGAAGTTTCTAAATTTGGATCTGAAACCTTATCAAAATATTTGGCAAGAGTTCCAGGCTACACCAGATGTCCTTCAAG ATGTGTCCCAGCAGTTGATGGAACTCTTCTAA